In one Leishmania braziliensis MHOM/BR/75/M2904 complete genome, chromosome 32 genomic region, the following are encoded:
- a CDS encoding putative 60S ribosomal protein L17, whose translation MTHYSRKPQVSSKSAKAKVSDLRCHYKNTFETANVINGMPLRKAQQLYRQVLAKTRCIPFKRYNGKIGRTAQAKEWGQTKGRWPRKSVVAMMSLLKNAEANAIEKGLDPNQMVIKHVQVDQAARMRRRTFRAHGRITPYMCSPCHVQLFMSEKKARVPAPKSAPKK comes from the coding sequence ATGACGCACTACTCCCGCAAGCCGCAGGTATCGTCGAAGAGTGCCAAAGCGAAGGTTAGCGACCTCCGCTGCCACTACAAGAACACCTTCGAGACCGCGAATGTGATCAACGGCATGCCACTCCGCAAGGCTCAGCAGCTGTACCGCCAGGTGCTCGCCAAGACCCGTTGCATCCCGTTCAAGCGCTACAACGGCAAGATTGGCCGCACCGCTCAGGCGAAGGAGTGGGGTCAGACGAAGGGTCGATGGCCGCGCAAGTCCGTCGTGGCGATGATGTCGCTGCTCAAGAACGCCGAGGCCAACGCCATCGAGAAGGGTCTTGACCCCAACCAGATGGTCATCAAGCACGTACAGGTAGACCAGGCTGCCCGcatgcgccgccgcacgtTCCGTGCCCACGGCCGCATCACACCGTACATGTGCAGCCCCTGCCACGTGCAGCTTTTCATGtcggagaagaaggcgcgcgTGCCAGCCCCGAAGAGTGCCCCGAAGAAGTAA